The nucleotide sequence GAAATTAAGGAATTTTGAATTGACTTTGTTTATAGTATACAAACAGTAAGTGTTCTTATTGGGGTTCTTCTATCTCAACTATGGAAATTGTTACAAGGGAGTAAACCATCATCTGGTCACATTTTGTACAAACATTTGATCTGGGCTCAGTCAAGATCAGTTGGATTGTCGATAATTATGCTACTTTTAGCTGCAGTTTCCACTTCTTCCAAAGTGCGGTCTCTTGCAAAGGCTCTTGACCGATTCTGGTGATTCGGACAATGACTCTGTAGAGCTTCATGATATTCCTGGAGGTGAAGATGCTTTTGAGCTGTGTGCTAAGTTCTGCTATGGAATCACTATTAATCTCAGCGCCCATAACTTTGTGCGAGCATTCTGTGCTGCTAAGTTCCTTCGGATGACTGAATCGGTTGAGAAGGGGAACTTTGTTTTGAAACTGGAGGCTTTCTTCAATTCATGCATTCTTGAAGGGTGGAAGGACTCCGTTGTCGCACTGCAGAGCACTGGAAAGATGATTGAGTGGTCAGAAAATCTTGGGATCACAAGGAGGTGCATCGATTCAATTGTTGAGAAAATCCTAACCCCCCCAGCAAAGGTTAGAAAAATCCGCCACATCGCTTCACTGGAGAAGCAAGAAACTGTCTATCATCTTTCCAGCTAAATCGATCTTTTTGCTTAAAACTGATGATTGTATGCAGGTAAATTGGTCCTTCACTTACAGCAGACCTGGGTATAACAAAAAACGTCACCAATCTGTTCCAAGGGATTGGTGGACGGAGGACATATCAGACCTTGACATAGACCTGTTTCGGTTCATAGTTACTGCCCTCAGGTCAACAAATATGGTGCAACCACAGCTGATTGGTGAAGCGTTGCACGTCTATGCCTGCCGTTGGCTACCAGACACTACAAAGATTAGGCCTCCAGAGAGTTCAGCGTCTCTAGCCAACGAACCAGTGGAGAAGAACAGGCGAGTCCTTGAGACCATTGTGAGCATGATTCCAGCAGACCGAGGATCAGTTTCAGTTAACTTCTTGCTAAGGCTCCTCAGCACAGCAAGTTATCTGGGGGCGTCTCCAGTGACAAAGACAGAACTCATACGGAGATGTGGTTTACAACTTGATGAGGTGACAGTAGACGACTTGCTGCTTCCTTCTCACTTGTCTTCTGATCAGTACTGTTACGATATTGACATGATTTCCGTAGTGCTTGAAAGTTTCTTGGTGCTATGGAGAATACAATACCCTGCACCTTCTCAAGACAGCCAGTTCATGAGATCGATTAGAAAGGTCGGGAAGGTTATTGATTGTTACCTTCAAGTGGCTGCAAAGGATGCCAACATGCCAGTGATGAAATTCATATCTCTTGCTGAAGCTCTGCCAGATATTGCACGGCCAAAACATGATGACCTGTATAAGGCAATCAACATTTTTCTCAAGGTAAAATACTGCCTACCAAGAGTGCCTGTCTTCAAGCATTCCTTTTGTTCCCTTGTCTTAAAGAATCATCGGTTATTGAGTTACTCTGCTCACTTTGATATGGCCATGTACATAACTAGGAGCATCCTGATCTGAACAAGGCAGAGAAGAAGCGTCTTTGCCGGATTCTGGACTGCCAGAAACTGTCCCCAGACGTATGCGCCCATGCTGTGAAGAATGAACGTCTACCATTAAGAACAGTGGTGCAAGTGCTCTTCTTCGACCAAGAGAGAGGTTTCAAGGCAACCAGCCAAAAACTGCCGCCCCGGGGGCTTCTCTCCAGGGCACAAGAGGCACCATTCAGTGAAACTGTCCAAAGTAAACCAAAGTTACCTCCAGATGATCGAGCCAATAGACAGGAGGGCACCAGAAGAGCCCCAAGTCCCGCCATCCCTGAAAGAGACCAGCACAAAAAGTTACACCTCAAATCAGAAAGAAACATTGTAATTAGCAGAGAACTGGGGGAAGTAGAGTCAGAGAAGGTAAGGGAAACCAGAGAAGAAGGAATATCAGGAAGCAAGATGAATCCAAGGAAGACAATGCAGGGAAAGAGTTCATCAGACCATGGCCATTACAAAGGTAGAGACAGGTAGTAAGCGAAGAAGAAACATCTCATGGTGCCCTCTGCACTCACtgtaattctatttttttctgtAACCATCTAGCATAAAGTGTTTGATTCCAAAACCATTTTCTCATTACCTGTGGGGACTGTCCAATAAAGGATAGAGATGGATTGTGATTTATGCACTGTGATTTCAGTGGGGAACATTGTCATGCCCAAAAATTCAATTGATTATTTGACCTTTACCCACTGTGGAAGTACTGGATACATCCACAAAGGGTTGTGTTCTTTCTTTTCTGGATAACACTTTCCCAATAACAAATCCACAAAACTTCCCATCATTGCTATATCACCTGAAATGTTGATGCACCTATTCACTAGGAGATGCCCTCCTTGAAATACACTTGAGGGTCTATCATCTTGAAAATTGCAGCATTATATAATGGGAGTTCAACAATAGAAAGAATTTACAGAAGACGTACCCGCGTCATTGAGTCCCAACTGGGTTTTCTACAAATATCTACAAACAAATTTGCAGTAGATGAGAAGACACTGCAGCTagaaatacatttatttttacaaccttctttttgaattttgttgtcCTTACATAAGCAAATAAACCCGGTGTGTTGAATTACCAGAAACTCGTTCCTCTCGGTTACATACAGATAAAGAACCTGTGCTACATGTTCcaacaaaagaaatatattacaAACATGATGAGAGAGTTCAATTCTCGACTGAGTACTGGGTGGGCACTGGGTGAAACCATTCCTTATGTTGCGGTCTGCATCTTCCCGACTTTGAGAGCAAGTGAGAAGGGTGCCATATGAAATCTATACAAGCTTCCCAAAGAGGGCAAAAATGGAACTTTCATTTCTCCTTGCAGAAAAGGGCAAAAATGAGATCCCACCCTCAAAAAACCAGCACGGGAAAAAAGAAGTGGCAAGGAGGTAGTCCATGTCACAGTTGATGGAAGGCCAGACCTCCAACTCAGAACTCCATTATTTATGCATCTTAACCCAGTATCTTTAAATTCAAGGTTTGATAACAGAACAGCATTCTTTCTAGTTGAGTCTTAAACTGTACACTCAGAAGCTTCTTGTCTGGCTCAATGGGTCGTAATCATAAGCATCGCCAGCCTTAACAAATCGCCCCTTCACACGCTTCCTGACATCTGCCCTTGCTTTGCGAGAGGcatatcttattttcttctcaaatCTGTTCAGAAGTcattgatgaaaaagaaaaaaaattattttctagttatgaaaattttcattctaatCAAATTCCATAAAAATCCTACCCTTATTTTAGTGCATTCATGTtgcaaatatatagaattattttattttattttttgatagacatATGGAATAAAAATTCAAAGGTTTACCTATACAATGTCTGatataaatagataattttgaaattaagaaaaaaaattgtttactTTTCAAGACATCATGTTCAAAACCATAGATAATACTATTTCATAAACATGATTTTCTACATGCATAAACAAAGCCTTTGGTGTGTACTTACTTTcgtgcctttttcttttccttgtaacGCAAGACAGCACTATCCCTGTTAGCTGAAGGCAATGAATTTTCAGGACAAGGAGAGCACCATGGAGGTTCTCCCATTAGAA is from Vitis riparia cultivar Riparia Gloire de Montpellier isolate 1030 chromosome 10, EGFV_Vit.rip_1.0, whole genome shotgun sequence and encodes:
- the LOC117922956 gene encoding BTB/POZ domain-containing protein At5g47800 isoform X1, whose product is MKFMKLGTRPDTFYTEEATRTVSSDVPSDLVIRINNITYLLHKLQFPLLPKCGLLQRLLTDSGDSDNDSVELHDIPGGEDAFELCAKFCYGITINLSAHNFVRAFCAAKFLRMTESVEKGNFVLKLEAFFNSCILEGWKDSVVALQSTGKMIEWSENLGITRRCIDSIVEKILTPPAKVNWSFTYSRPGYNKKRHQSVPRDWWTEDISDLDIDLFRFIVTALRSTNMVQPQLIGEALHVYACRWLPDTTKIRPPESSASLANEPVEKNRRVLETIVSMIPADRGSVSVNFLLRLLSTASYLGASPVTKTELIRRCGLQLDEVTVDDLLLPSHLSSDQYCYDIDMISVVLESFLVLWRIQYPAPSQDSQFMRSIRKVGKVIDCYLQVAAKDANMPVMKFISLAEALPDIARPKHDDLYKAINIFLKEHPDLNKAEKKRLCRILDCQKLSPDVCAHAVKNERLPLRTVVQVLFFDQERGFKATSQKLPPRGLLSRAQEAPFSETVQSKPKLPPDDRANRQEGTRRAPSPAIPERDQHKKLHLKSERNIVISRELGEVESEKVRETREEGISGSKMNPRKTMQGKSSSDHGHYKGRDR
- the LOC117922956 gene encoding BTB/POZ domain-containing protein At5g47800 isoform X2 codes for the protein MKFMKLGTRPDTFYTEEATRTVSSDVPSDLVIRINNITYLLHKFPLLPKCGLLQRLLTDSGDSDNDSVELHDIPGGEDAFELCAKFCYGITINLSAHNFVRAFCAAKFLRMTESVEKGNFVLKLEAFFNSCILEGWKDSVVALQSTGKMIEWSENLGITRRCIDSIVEKILTPPAKVNWSFTYSRPGYNKKRHQSVPRDWWTEDISDLDIDLFRFIVTALRSTNMVQPQLIGEALHVYACRWLPDTTKIRPPESSASLANEPVEKNRRVLETIVSMIPADRGSVSVNFLLRLLSTASYLGASPVTKTELIRRCGLQLDEVTVDDLLLPSHLSSDQYCYDIDMISVVLESFLVLWRIQYPAPSQDSQFMRSIRKVGKVIDCYLQVAAKDANMPVMKFISLAEALPDIARPKHDDLYKAINIFLKEHPDLNKAEKKRLCRILDCQKLSPDVCAHAVKNERLPLRTVVQVLFFDQERGFKATSQKLPPRGLLSRAQEAPFSETVQSKPKLPPDDRANRQEGTRRAPSPAIPERDQHKKLHLKSERNIVISRELGEVESEKVRETREEGISGSKMNPRKTMQGKSSSDHGHYKGRDR